The DNA region AGGGCGCCATTATACATCAATATTACAACACGCTATTTCTGTCGCTACTTTCAGTCCTATCCCTTCCTCAACATTAAACTGGCCCATTCAATCAGTGTatctgctccagcttctATTCGTGCTACCTCCAGAACCCCTCCTTTGCGCAAAGTGAAATAGCACCCCCGAGTACCTAGATATCCTCTTGTCTTCCGCAaatcacccccaaaaaaaaaaaaacgccacTCGCTATGCCTGTATTTTCCCTGCCTGGCCCAGCAACTCAAAAATGGTATCTAAAACAAACGCGCCGGTACCcatgcttcttctcctcttgctcAATTTGCAAGCCTGAAATCAAACTTCTACCGACCCCAACACGAAAAAGCTCCCATCAGACGAGCAAAATGTCTCACAATCATTCACtgcccccgcctcctccgctccaccctctccctcagtACTCACACTCTCCCTTCCCAGCGTTGGAGGACTAGAGACAGATTCCTTCCCAGTCTTCTAAGCCCCCGAGtcatccatctcaaccccatTTCCCACACCACCCATGCCAATCCCAATGTCCAGATCCATATCCACGTCCTCATCCGCAAGCGAACTAAGCCCCGAACTGCCCGGACGTGAATCTTCCCCGTCGTCATTTATGAGGTTATGGTTCTccaacggtggtggtgtcggtcTCTCGGCCGCCTTTTTTCGTatctcctcccactctctGATGCTTGTCgggcctcctccctcaataGCTACCTCTCCTTGCTCGATTGGTCGGCCTAGAAGTGTGCCAAGAAATTTGGTGTCGTCCGCTCCTTTGCTGTGTTTCTTTACAAGGGCTATGCATGAGTTAGCAAGATAAATCTGTAATAAAAAGGAGGCCAGGGCGGAACAAACCGTCAAGATAATCCTTCGCCTCATCATTTCCATCAAGCGCTATCCTCTGAATCTCCTTGTTGATTGGCCCCATCGCCCAGGCTATAAATGCCTCCACTCCTCTCATGTCCTCGATTCCGAGGTAGTCTTGCTCCTGTTGGGACTTCTCCGGTAGTAAAGCACCGACTTCTTGAAGCGCCATCCGCACGTCTACTACTGATGGTGTGGCGACTGAAGGGCTGGTTacgcttggtggtgggacatAGTCGGAGTAGGGGTTAAGAAATGGGCCGTCTGGCGCGATGAATGTGCCGTTATTGAGCTCAAAGAGGATTTCGTCCTCGTCTGTGAAGCCATCTAGAGCGTGGCTGTTGAGGGTGGCGTGCTTGGCCGTGAGGAAGCATAGTCGGTCGAGGTAGGCAGCTGCTAGTTGCGTGACAAAATCCAATACTGAAGGCTTCATTGCGTGGTAACCGGTTGCGCGAAGGATCTGAAGGACTGCTGGCCTCAGGAGGGCCTGGAAGTAAGCCGGCGTTGGCGCCATTCTGAGAGTGCttgggatgaggttgatgaaaCGGGTGATGATTTTTGAATGGTGGTTCGAATTGTGAGCGATGGATGAATAAAAATCGCACGCAATTCCCGATTCTGAGTTTTAGTTGACAAAAGTGCCGAGTCGATGAGTTAGGTCAAACAGCTCGACTCCCACGATGTGGGTTGGCGTGTTCGACTTGGGGGGTCGCAACCAGAACAGCTCCAGTCAACAGCTCTCTGCCATCACCGTCGACCTCCTATCCGATGATCTCCCCAGTCTGAGCTTGCGCTGCAATTTGACCCCAGCTGGCGCACTCCCTTCCCAACTTCCGCTCTCCTCGTCTCAGCGTCAGTAACCTTCGGTGTAGAACGTGATGTCGTAGCTGAATCCTGTGAGTGTATCGATCTTTAAACACGCAATTCTGATATGTAATATGATAATAGAGTCGTGAGAGGTACCAATTGCGCGCTGATGAAgattgttgatgctgatttGGAGTCGGTGATGTGAGTGAGTGGGAGTCGTGAACTTTCAGGTGAACCGTGCCAGGCGTGTCTGCAGGGGAGCTCAcctgcggtggtggagcgcCAGGGTCCACACCTTCGGTGAGAGTGGGGTGGCTCTAGCATTCCCGTTATTtgcaccctcaccccctccatggACATCATTTTCTACTACACAGTAAGCTCATGATGAAGATTTGCTGTTCTGCAGCAGGTACTATGAGCATGATATTCTACGAGGAGTGAGGCAACATATGTGTATTATTGTTCCGCCGTGTACCTACAAAACCCAACGCGACACAGTCTCAGGCCAAGAGTCTATACCAAAGCAGCCTCGAACTGACTGCTGACTTTTCCCTGGAAACTTCACTTCTAGCCACTATGTAACGAAGCCAGGTAATTCGGACCCAGCTGAATGGTGGATATAGTCGtgctaggtaggtatctcGGGAAGTATGCAGCCGAATTTCTGCGAGCAACAGACAGCGGTAACCACCAGTCAGCTCGCTGTAGACACCAACATACGAGACTCGGCTCTATCATTCGAGGTCTCAGGATAGCTTGACTGAAGCCCAAACACCTATACCCATAGTACTCATTCCTGAGGTAATATGCTCCCCAAATCGTTGTATACATACAATACATCATATTATACACAAAGGCGCGGACCCCCCATTCGCccaacacctcaccaccccccaaccccaaagccAAAGCGACCCTACATCACCCTTTACATGGTCTTGAGGTAGTTGCTCTCCTTGATGTTGGCACGTCTCTC from Podospora pseudoanserina strain CBS 124.78 chromosome 1, whole genome shotgun sequence includes:
- a CDS encoding hypothetical protein (antiSMASH:Cluster_4; EggNog:ENOG503P4WT; COG:S), giving the protein MAPTPAYFQALLRPAVLQILRATGYHAMKPSVLDFVTQLAAAYLDRLCFLTAKHATLNSHALDGFTDEDEILFELNNGTFIAPDGPFLNPYSDYVPPPSVTSPSVATPSVVDVRMALQEVGALLPEKSQQEQDYLGIEDMRGVEAFIAWAMGPINKEIQRIALDGNDEAKDYLDALVKKHSKGADDTKFLGTLLGRPIEQGEVAIEGGGPTSIREWEEIRKKAAERPTPPPLENHNLINDDGEDSRPGSSGLSSLADEDVDMDLDIGIGMGGVGNGVEMDDSGA